From Microbacterium sp. LWH7-1.2:
ACGCCAGAGACGACGAGTTCATGGACAGCTTCGACAACGTCGGAGAAGACGGCGAGAGCGACGCCGAGAAGCGCACATCGCTCCGCACTCCGGGCACCGGAGTCACCTGGGGAGTCGTCCGCGAGAACGTCATGGACTACTACCTCTTCCTGCCACAGCGGGACAGGGTGATGATCGCACTCCGCTACTTCGACGACCTCAAGCACGCTACCGTCGCCGAACTCCTCGGCGTGCAGACCGCCACCGTGAGACAGCGGGACAAGGTCCTGCGTGACGAGTGGACCACGGTCGCCCGCAACCAGTACGCCGAGCACCCCACGCCGCTGCCAGAACGTCGAACCAACATCCAGTGGGAACCGTCCGAAGCCCTCACCGCCTACATTCGTGACCGGTGGCGCAAAGACATCCACGAGTACCTCGGCATCGTCACCATCGCGTTCCGCGAAGACATCGGATACCTGTCCCAGATCCTCGGCTCGGAACGCACGTACGCCGCCGACGCGCACGCCAGCAGCCGCATCCTCTCGCCCTACCAAGACGCGCAGATCGACAAGTGGTACGCCGCCGGCATGAGCATGCGCGAGATCGCCCGCGACCTCGGCGTCGCATACCACCTCGTCACCGAGTACGTGAAGAGCGGACGAACCTCCGCAGCCGCCTGACAGGAGAGGGCACGGCGGGGCAAACTGAGCGAATGAAGCAGACCGATGCACCCACGATCGGCAATCTCATCAGCGAACTGCAGAAGTACGACCCCGCGTTCGTCATCACCTTCGGCTCGGACGAGCCGCCCGAGGGCGTGGACGAGGTAGTCGACCTCGTCACGCGAGAGCCATACTGGCGGGAAGCGAGCAAAGCGTGAACAGTGGTCCGCTGATCGGCGTGGATGGCGTCTTCGACCCGGACGCCATGCAAGTAGATGTCGCTCGCATCGGTGGGCTAATCGCAGATGATCCCGACGACGACGCCGGCGCGAATGAGTTGGTGCGGATCTTCGAGGCGTCGGGACGATCACGGCAGTACGCGGCATCGGTCGCGGACGCGGTAACCCGCGACGTCACCGAATTCGCTCTCAACCACCCTCCGTCATCGATGGCGGTTCGCCTGAATCGCCGGCTAGGCCTCGTCCGGCAGGCGGCGCGGGACATCCTGGCGTAGTCCGCAGAAAGTCCGCAGAAGTGCCAGCGGAGCGCACCGCCCCCCAACCATGCCCAATCATGGATTGAGCCCCTGACCAGGCATATCGGCGCGCGCCAACGAATGCCAACCTTCGCCAACTGCGGCGTGCACAGAACCCGGCGTACAGGCCGGCCCATTCGCCCTCCGCCAGACCGCGCCGCACCCGCGCGGCCCGCCCCGACGTCGCGGCGGCCGCGTCAGCCGCGCGCGAGCGCGGCGGCGCCGATGATGCCCGCGTTGTTGCGGTGCACCGCCGGCACGATGGGCGTCTTGAGGTCGAGCAGATGCAGGAACTTGTCGGAGTGCTTCGACACGCCCCCGCCGACGACGAACAGGTCGGGGCTGAAGAGGAACTCGATGTGGCTGTAGTACCACTGCAGCCGTTTCCCCCACTGCTCCCACGTGAGGTGGTCACGCTCCATCGCGGAGTACGCGGCGTAGGCCTCGGCATCCTTCCCATGACGGGCGCGCTGCACGTGGCCGAGCTCCGAGTTCGGCACCAGCACGCCGTCGTACAGCAGCGCCGAGCCGATCCCGGTGCCGAGCGTGGTGAGGATCGTGAGTCCTGGCCGATCCTTCGCGGCGCCGTAGCGGACCTCGGCGACGCCCGCGACGTCCGCGTCGTTCGCGAAGTGGATGTCGCGGCCCAGGCCGTCCTCGAAGAACTTCTCGGCCTCGAAGTCGATCCACTGCTCCGACACGTTCGCGGCCGACAGGGTGCGGCCGTGCTTGACGATCGCGGGGAACGCGACACCGAGAGCGACCGACGGGTCGTCGGCGACCCCCAGGGTCGAGAGGACCTCGGTGACCGCCGCCAGCACGTCGGGCGGATGGGCGCCGGCGGGGGTCGCGACCTTCACGCGATCGCTGACGAGTTCGCCCCTGTCGAGGTCGACGATCCCTGCCTTGATTCCGGTACCGCCGATGTCCACGCCGACGGCGCGTGCCGCGTCAGATGCCATGCCGACAGCCTATCGACGCCGACGGCGTCGCCGACGAGGCGTGCGTCAGTAGGATCGTGCCGAGGGCGACCAGCCCGCGATGCGAGGAGCGTGCAGGATGACCAGCGGCAGCGACAAGTACTGGTACAACCTCAAGACCGGTGAGGTCGAGAAGGGCTTCGAATCGCCCGCGCCCGACCGCGCCGGCCCCTTCGACACTCCCGAGGAGGCGGCGAAGGCCCCCGAAGTGATCAAGGAGCGTTCGCGGGCGTGGGCGGCGGAGGAGGCTCGCGAGGACTCGTGGGGCGCCGACACGGTGTCAGGCGAGGGCGCCGGCGACCAGTAGTCTGGCTTTCACCGCGGTCGTATTGACACCTCGGGCGATCCGGCACCGGAGAGGACGCGATGGACAAGCAGCGTGACTTCGTTCTGAGGACCATCGAAGAACGAGGCGTGAAGTTCGTACGGCTGTGGTTCACAGACGTGATCGGCACGCTGAAGTCCGTCGCCATCGCCCCCGCCGAAGTGGAGGGCGCCTTCAGCGAAGGCCTCGGATTCGACGGCTCCGCCATCGAGGGTCTGACGCGCTCCTACGAGTCGGACCTCCTGGCGCACCCTGACCCGACCACGTTCCAGATCCTGCCCTGGCGCGGCGAGATCGACCCGACCGCGCGCATGTTCTGCGACATCACCACGCCCGACGGGCAGCCGGCCGTCGCCGACCCGCGCCACGTGCTCAAGCGCACCTTGGCGAAGGCCGCCGACGCGGGGTTCACGTTCTACACCCACCCCGAGATCGAGTTCTACCTGCTGAAGTCCTCGTCCTTCGGCACCGAGGGTCCCGAGCCCGTCGACTCGGCCGGCTACTTCGACAACGTCCCCGGCGGCACCGCCCACGACTTCCGCCGGCGCTCGGTCCGCATGCTCGAAGACCTCGGCATCTCCGTGGAGTTCAGCCACCACGAGGGCGGCCCTGGCCAGAACGAGATCGACCTGCGCTACGCGGACGCCCTCACCACCGCCGACAACATCATGACGTTCCGCACCGTCATCAAAGAGGTCGCGATCGAGCAGGGCGTCTACGCGACGTTCATGCCGAAGCCGATGACGGGCAAGCCCGGCAGTGGCATGCACACGCACATGTCGCTGTTCGAAGGCGATGTCAACGCGTTCTACGAAGAGGGCGCGCAGTACCAGTTGTCCAAGGTCGGCCGCCAGTTCATCGCCGGCCTGCTGCGCCACGCGAACGAGATCTCGGCCGTCACGAACCAGTTCGTCAACTCGTACAAGCGCCTGTGGGGCGGCGACGAGGCGCCCAGCTTCATCTGCTGGGGCCACAACAACCGCTCGGCCCTCGTTCGCGTGCCGCTGTACAAGCCCAGCAAGGGCCAGTCGTCGCGTGTCGAGTACCGCGCGCTCGACTCCGCCGCGAATCCCTACCTTTCGTTCGCGCTCATGCTGGCGGCGGGCCTCAAGGGCATCGAGAACGAGTACGAGCTCCCCTCTGAGGCGGAGGACAACGTCTGGTCGCTGACGGATGCTGAGCGCCGGGCTCTCGGCTACGCCCCGCTGCCGGCGAGCCTCGACCACGCGCTGGAGTACATGGAGGAGTCCGAGCTCGTCGCCGAGACCCTCGGCGAGCAGGTCTTCAATTACGTGCTGCTCAACAAGCGCCGCGAGTGGCAGGAGTATCGCTCGCAAGTGACCCCCTTCGAGCTCAAGAGCAACCTCGAGATGCTCTGAGGCCGGCTGACGCATGTCCGCGAGCGACCGGCCGGCGTCCCTGACCCCACTCGCCCGCCTGGGCTTCAGCCGTCTCACGGATGCCGAGGAGCTCCTCCACGAGCTGTCGACCCTGCTCGAGACGACACGCGACGTGCTGCTCGATGGCGCCGCCCACGCGGCGGACCCTGACGAGGCACTCAATGCGCTCGCCCGCATCGCGCGTCGCGACGCCGCGTCCGTCCAGCGCGCCCGTGAGCGGCCCGCGGCCTGGCGCGCGCTGTGGGCGCTGCTCGGCGCGTCGACCGGCTTCGGCGAGTTCTTCTTCCGGCACCCCGCAGAGGTCGACCAGCTCGCCGACGCGGGGGAGCGACTGCCCACGCCGGAGGAGCTGCGCTCGGAGCTGCTCGCGTCGATCGACGCCGTCGACGGATTCGCCGCCGAGGGCGGCGAGGGCGCCTGGGTCGCGCTGCGCGTGCGGTACCGCCGCATGCTCGCGCGCATCGCCGCGTACGACCTCTTGAGCCCGGCACCGGTCGACGAGGTGGCATCCGTGTCGGCACGACTCGCGGATGCCGCGGGCGCGGCGCTCGAGGCATCCCTCGCGGTCGCCCGCACGCGCGTGTCGGGAGGCGCCGTCGGCGCGGGGCTGTTCCCGCGCGACCAGGTGGCGCGCGCGAAGCTCGCGATCATCGGCATGGGGAAGACCGGAGCGCGTGAACTCAACTACGTCAGCGACGTAGACGTCATCTTCGTGGGCGGGGGCGACGACGAGGCGATCGAGGAGCTCGGCGAGAGCCGCATCGTCGACATCGCGACACGACTGGCGGTTCAGACGATGCGCGGCATCTCGGGCGTCGAGATCGAGCCGCCGCTGTGGGAGGTCGACGCGAACCTGCGGCCGGAGGGCAAGCAGGGTGCGCTGGTGCGCACGCTCGACTCGCACCTGGCGTACTACGACCGCTGGGCGAAGAGCTGGGAGTTCCAGGCACTGCTGAAGGCGCGGCCCATCGCGGGCGACGAAAGCCTCGCGCAGGCGTACATCGAAGCGGTGCAGCCGAAGGTGTGGACGAGTGCCGCCCGTGAGAACTTCGTCGACAGCGTGCAGCGCATGCGCGAGCGTGTGACCGAGCACATCCCGCCCGCCGACGTGCCGTATCAGCTCAAGCTCGGACCAGGCGGCATCCGCGACATCGAGTTCACCGTCCAGCTCCTGCAGCTCGTGCACGGCCTCTCGGACGATCGCATCCGTCAGCGCGGTACGCTCGCGGCGCTGGACGCGCTTGTGGCCGAGGGGTACATCGGCCGTGCCGAGGCATCCGCCTTCTCGCGTGACTATCGCGTCCTGAGGCTGCTCGAGCATCGCGTGCAGCTGCGCCAGCTGCGCCGCACGCACCTGATGCCGTCGCGTCCGGAGGAGCTTCGCGTCCTCGCGCGCGCGACGGGCCTCGCCGACACCGGTGACGGGATCTGGCACCTGTGGGAGTCCGTCAAGCGCGAGGTGCGCGACATCCATGTCCGGCTCTTCTATCGCCCGCTGCTGTCGGCGGTCGCCGCACTGCCGGCCGACGAGCGCGTGCTGTCGACCGCGCAGGCCCACGACCGTCTCGCGGCGATCGGCTTCGCCGACCCCGCGGGTGCGCTGCGCCACATCGCCGCGCTCACCACCGGCCTGAGCCGCAAGGCGACCATCCAGCGGCACCTGATGCCCGTCATGATCCGCTGGTTCGCCGACGGCGTCGATCCGGATTACGGCCTCCTGGCCTTCCGTCGGCTCAGCGAGCGGCTCGGAGACACCCACTGGTTCCTGCGCATGCTGCGGGACTCCTCGGGCGCCGCCGAGAGCCTCTCCCGAGTGCTGTCCGGCTCTCGCTACGTGGGGGAGCTCATCGAGTGGATCCCCGAGTCGGCCGCGTGGCTGGACGACCCGGAGCTGCTGCGTCCCCGTTCGGGAGCGGCGCTGCAGCAGGAGGCACGGGCGATCCAGACCCGGCATGACACCACGGTCGACGCGATGCGCTCGGTGCGAGCGCTGCGACGCCGCGAGCAGCTGCGCATCGCGATGGGGGCGATCCTCGGAAGCGTGACGATCGAGGAGGTCGCGGACTCGCTCACGACCATCACAGACGTCACGATCCAGGCGACCCTGCGGGCGGTGCGCCGTGAGGTCGTGCCCGCCGAGGACGCCGCCCTCGACTTCTCGGTCATCGCGATGGGACGCTTCGGCGGCGCGGAGCTCGGCTTCGGCTCCGACGCCGACGTCATGTACGTCTATCGGCCCAACGGCGTCGACCCGCAGCGCGCGCACGAGCTCGCCCTGAAGCTCGTCGCCGCGCTGCGCACCCACTCCGAGGACCACCGCGTCCCGCTCGAGCTCGACGCGGACCTGCGCCCGGAGGGCCGCAGCGGCCCGCTCGCCCGCTCGCTCGAGGCGTACGAGGAGTATTACCGCCGATGGGCGCTGTCGTGGGAGGCGCAGGCGCTGCTGCGGGCGCGCGGGGTCGCCGGGAGCGTCAAGCTCATCGGCGACTTCATGAAGCTCGCCGATCGAGTGCGCTACCCCGAGAGGGTCGACCTCGCCGCCACGCGGGAGATCAAGCGCATCAAAGCCCGTGTCGAGAGCGAGCGGCTGCCACAGGGCGTCGACCCATCGCGACATCTCAAGCTCGGCCCCGGCTCGCTCAGCGACGTCGAGTGGCTCGTCCAGCTGCTGCAGCTGCAGCACGCCCACGCCGTGCCCGAGATGCGCACGACGTCCACGCTGGGGGCGCTGCGTGCCGCCGAGAGCGCCGGACTCATCCCCGCCAGCGCCGCGGACCGCCTCGCGGAGGCCTGGCGCCTCGCGAGCCGCCTCCGCTCGGCCAACACGCTGCTGTCGGGGCAGACGAGCGACGTGCTCCCGGTCGACCGCAAGAAGCTCGACGGCATCGGCCGGCTCCTCGAATATCCGCCGCGGTCAGCCACGCAGGTCGAGGAGGACTACCTCGGCACCACGCGTCGCGCACGTCGCGTGTTCGAGAAGCTCTTCTACGGCTGACACGGATGCTGCGACCCGCGCCCGCTCACGGGCCGGGGCAGTGCGGGATGCCGTCGACGCGGTCGCCCTCCAACGGGCTGCCCGTGACGGCGGCGACCACGCGCACCGCCCGATCCCAGTAGCGGGCGTAGTGATTCGGGTCGGCGTTGACCTGCGTGGGGTGGGCGACGAGGGTCGGCTCCACCGCAGCCCGGTCGGGTACGCGTGCCGCCATGGCTCGATAGAACACCGTCGCGGCCGTGTACGGATCGAGGCGCGCCTCGCGCGTTCCCCAGGAGTCCTGCTGCTGGAACAGACCGATCGAGGTGGTGCGGGAGCCGTCAGGGTTGATGACGCCGCTCGTCTCCCAGTCGCCGTAGTCGATGTTGCGCAGCGATGATTCGCCCATCGCCGTCATCACCGCGATCGTCTGGTCTCTCGCATCGAATCCGAGGTCCCTGCCGGCGGCGAGGATCGTGCAGGCGTTCGTGAGCTGCTCGAAGCGATACCCGGCGACCGCGGGCTCGATGATCGGCGGCGGGACGGGCGCACCATCGTCCGGGGCGAGCGCGAAGTCGTCCGCCCACGACATCCGGAAGCTTCCCGCGAGGAGCGCCGCACCCACCAGGACGGCGGCGAACCGGATCACCGGAACGGCGATCGCCGCCGCGACCGGCCACCCGCGGCCACGCCGGCGGGCGTGACGCCGCGGCCTGCGCCTGCGCGCCGCCGGCGACCGACGCGTGGTGCGCCGTCGTGCCGTCGCGGTGGTGCGGGTGGGCATCGTGTTCGCCTTCTGTCGGTCCGGGCGCGGATGCGCTCGTTCAGCCTAGGCCGCGCCCCGGGTCGCGGCATCCTTCTCCCAGCGAACGCAGAAGCGGGCCCCGGTCTCCCGGGGCCCGCTTGCGGCGCTGGAACGTCAGACGCCGAAGTACAGCTCGTACTCGAACGGGTGCGGACGCGCGTTGAGCGGCTGGATCTCGTTCTCGATCTTGTACTCGATCCACGTCTCGATGAGCTCGGGCGTGAACACGCCGCCCTTGAGCAGGAACTCGTGGTCGGCGCGGAGCGCCTCGAGCGAGTCGAGCAGCGAGTTCGGCACCTGCGGGATGTTCTTCGCCTCCTCGGGGGGAAGCTCGTACAGGTCCTTGTCGACCGGCTCGTGCGGCTCGATGCGGTTCTGGATGCCGTCGAGGCCCGCCATCAGCTGCGCGGCGAAGGCGAGGTACGGGTTGCCCGAGGCGTCCGGCGCACGGAACTCGATGCGCTTGGCCTTGGGGTTGGAGCCTGTGATCGGGATGCGGATGGCCGCCGAGCGGTTGCCGGCCGAGTACACCAGGTTGACCGGAGCCTCGTAGCCCTTCACGAGACGCTTGTACGAGTTGAGCGTCGGGTTGGTGAAGGCCAGCAGCGCCGGCGCGTGCGCCAGGATGCCGCCGATGTACCAGCGCGCCAGGTCGGAGAGCTGCGCGTAGCCCTTCTCGTCGTAGAAGAGCGGCTTGCCGTCGAGCCACAGGGACTGGTGCGTGTGCATGCCCGAGCCGTTGTCGCCGAAGAGCGGCTTGGGCATGAAGGTCGCGACCTTGCCCCACTCGTTCGCCACGTTCTTGACGATGTACTTGAACTTCAGGATGTCGTCGGCCGCGTGCACCATGGTGTCGAAGCGGTAGTTGATCTCCTGCTGGCCGCCGGTGCCCACCTCGTGGTGCGCGCGCTCGAGGTGCAGACCCGACTCGATGAGGTGAAGGCTGATGTCGTCACGCAGGTCGGCCGTCTTGTCGACCGGGGAGACCGGGAAGTACCCGCCCTTGAACGGGGTCTTGTTGGCGAGGTTGCCGCCCTCTTCGGCGCGGCCGGTGTTCCAGGCGCCCTCTTCGGAGTCGACCGAGTAGAAGCTGGAGTTCTGCTTCACTTCGTAGCGGACGTCGTCGAAGATGTAGAACTCGGCCTCGGGCGCGAAGAACGCGGTGTCGGCGATGCCGGTCGAGGCGAGGTACTTCTCAGCCTTCTTGGCGACCTGACGCGGGTCCTTCGAGTAGATCTCGCCGTTGCGCGGGTTGTAGATGTCGAAGACCATGACGAGCGTCTTCGCCTCACGGAACGGGTCGAGGTACGCCGTCGACACGTCCGGGATCAGCTGCATGTCCGATTCGTGGATGTTCGCGAAGCCCCGGATGGAGGAGCCGTCGAACAGCTGGCCGACCGTGAAGAACTCTTCGTCGACGGTGGAGGCCGGGATGTTGAAGTGCTGCTGCACGCCAGGAAGATCCGTGAAACGGATGTCGAGGAACTTGACGTCCTCGTCCTTGATGAACTTCAGCACCTCGGATGAATCTTTGAACATGAAGACTCCAGAGGTAGGGCATTCGGATCCGCCCGTACGGGCCGGGCACTTTGGCAACGTACCCGCAGGGCATTGCCCTCCAGTATCACTTGTGTTTCAGGGATGTTACGGCGACCTGGGTACGCTGGGGAAGTGACGCAGAGCACCCAGGACTACCCCGGCGAACGCCTCGGACTGCCTCGTGAGGGCACCGGATCCATCGGCCGTCTGGGCCGCCGCGTCGGCGCTCTCTTCCTCGATTACGGCGCCGCGTACCTCATCTCCGGCTTCTTCGGATGGGACCCGCTGGCGATCCTCGCGATCTTCGCCGCCGTCCAGATCGTGTTCCTGCCGACGTTGCAGGGGAGCCCCGGTCATCGCATCTTCGGTCTGCGTCTCGTGCGCCTCGACGGCATGTGGGTGGGCCTGTGGCGTCCCGTGATCCGCACCGCCCTCCTGGTCCTGGCGATCCCCGCGGTCATCTGGGACGCCGACCAGCGGGGCCTCCACGACAAGGCCGCAGGCACGGTGCTCATCCGCTCCTGAGACGACAGAACCCGGCCGGCGTCTCCGCCGGACCGGGTTCGTGCGCGTACGCTCAGCGTGGACGCGGCGCGCGGACCTTCGTGGGGTCGATGCCCTTCGGGATCGGCAGCGACGTGAGCGACTGCGAGACCGACTCGACGCGCTTGATGACCGCGGCCATCGTCGCCCGGTCGATCTTCGTAGGCAGCGCCTTGATGGTCGGCGCCAGCTTGGAGATCGGCGTCTCGCCCTCGCCGTGCCCCACGTACAGAACGGTCAGGGGAACGCCGGAAGCGACGCGCTGCACCTTGGAGCGCTCGTCGTTCACGAGGCGGGTGAGGCGGCCGCGGGCACCCTCGCCGACGATCACGACGCCGCCGCGACCGATCGCGCGGTAGACGGCCTCCTGCGTCTTGGGGTTGATGCCCACCGGCATCTCACTGGCCTGCCACTTGCGGCCCAGCGACGTCGAGAGGACGTGACCGGTGGCACCCGGCATCCCGTCGATCTTCTTGTACATGGCCCGCGTCGACAGACGCGTCATCGTCATCATCGACGCGAGGACGCCCAGCATGAGGCCGGTGACGCCCCACAGGATGACGCTCCAGATGGCGACCGGCGGGATGAGGAAACCGATGCCGACGCCCACGGCGATGCCGAGCAGGAGGATGCCGATCAGCAGGAACGGCAGCCAGCGGAACTCCTTCTGCGTGAAGGTGTAGAGGGTGCGGATCTGGGAGAAGAATCCCGGGCCCTTCTCGGGGGCGGAACTGCGCGCGGCCATAGCCTCCAGCCTACCTTTTCGCGGGCTCCTGCTCGGCTCCTCCCCAGCCGGGGAGGCACAGCATCCATCCACAGCCGTCGCGGGAGCGAGACGGCCGGGGAGCACGGCGCCGCACACTGGCGACATGACGACCGCCGACGGCTCGCTCAGGAGCCCCTACCGCGCCATCCGCGCGGTGCGGGCGCGGGATGACGGCCCTTGGCCGGGCACTCTTGTCCGCACCGCCGGGGGCGACGCGTGGGTGCTCGTGGACGCCGCCGTCCTCGGCCCGCAGTGGAGAGGATGGGAAGCCGCACCCGACGGCCACGTGCTGGCTCCGGTCGACGTCGTGCGACGCCTCGACGGACACGATGTCGTGCTGCCGGTGTGCCCCGAGCGCCTCGAGGACTTCGTGCGCCGACGTGCCGCGCGGATGCCGCTCAGCCTGGGTGAGGCCGTCACGCTGGGCGTGAGCGTCCTGCGCGGCTGCGCGCAGATCGCGAACGAGCCCGAGGCTGCGGGCGACTGGTGGCTCGACGACGCCGGCAGGCCCGTGCTGGCGACGGATGCCTCGGCCCGGCGGGCGTTCGAAGCGTCAGCGGGCGTCCTCGAGCAGGTGAGTGTCGACCCGCCGGCCCAGCGCACGTGGCAGACCGCGCTGCGCGCGGTCACCGCGGAGCGCATCTCGGTCCACGAGCTGGAGGCGGTCGAGGAGGCGCTGTTCGCCCTGGCTGACGCGGAGCCGCTCAGTGCGGTCAGCCTCGGCCCCCGGAGCGCCACCGAGGCCGTTGCTCGTGCCCATGAAGAGACGCGCGTGGCCGGCGTGCCACATGAGCCCGCACCGCGTTCGATGTGGCAGACGCTCGTCGCCGGCGTGGACGACGAACTCGCGGACTCCGTGTCGCGCGCGACGACAGCGCTGTGGCGGCGACTGCGGCGCACGGGGGACGGAGCGAAGACCGGGTCGCGACGCGCGCCGTGGCTTGTCGGCGGAGCCGTCGCGGCGGCAGTCCTCGCCGGCGGCGCGCTGTGGCCGACCGCGAGCGGGGTCGCGACCGACGACCGAGCGAGCGCTGCGCCGACCGCGTCACCCGAGCCCGCAGCATCCGTTCCGGCCGCTTCCGCCCCACCGGCGACATCGGCTGGCGGGGCGCCGGCGGGGGAGTCCGCCGACCTCGCTCGGATCACGGGAGAGCTGCTGGACGCACGCAACGCCTGCGCCGGCGACGACGACGCCTGCCTCACGGACGTGACCGTGGACGCGATGCCGCTGGCCGGCGGCGCCATCGACCTGCCCGCCGCGGGGCGCAGCGTGACGCCCCTCGATGACTTCGGCGACATCGCGGTGCTCCGGGTGGATGCGAGCGACGCGGCCGTCCCGTCGCAGATGGTCGTCATCCTGCGCACAGACCAGAAATGGCTGCTGCGCGACGTCTCCGACGTCGCGCAGCAGCCCTAGATGTGATGTCCAGGCAGGTTGTTGATCCTGCTGATGGGTGGGGCTCCGATTGCGGAGTGTCGCCTGTGGTGATTGTAGAAGTGGATCCAGCCGGGCAGGGCGTCGCGGCGTTCGGTCTCTGACGGGTAGAACTTCGCGTAGGCCCATCCGTCGGCCAGCGTGCGGTGGAAGCGCTCGATCTTGCCGTTGGTCTGCGGGCGGTACGGGCGGGTGCGCTTGTGTCTGATGCCGAGGTCGGCGCAGGCGTCTCGCCAGGCAAGGGACCGGTAGCAGGAGCCGTTGTCGGAAAGGACGCGCTCGACGGTCACGCCGTGATCGGCGAAGAACGCGATCGCGCGGGTGAGGACGCCGACGGCAGTCTCGGCTCGCTCGTCGTCGTGCTCTTCGACATAAGCCACCCGCGAGTTGTCGTCGACGACGGTGTGGAAGAACCCGGTGCCGGTCCTCGGCTTGTGGTCCTTGCCGCGCGGCAGTCCTGGCGTCTCGAGCTTGTTCCGGGCGCCCTGCTGCCGTCCGACGAACCGGTGCCCGCCGCCGTCGGGGATGCGACCGAACTTGGTGACATCGACGTGGATCAGTGCGCCGGGATGGTCGTGCTCATAACGGCGGATCGGCTCCCCGGTGACCCGGTCGATCGCGGAGAGGCGGTTGAGGCCGCAACGCACCAGAACCGCGTGAACGGTCGACGGAGCCAGACCGAGCTCACCGGCGATCTGGACCGGGCCCAGCCGACGCCGCCAGCGGGCCTTCACGATCTTCTTCACAACCGGCGACGGCGTCTTCGCAGGCATCGAGCGGGGGCGGCTCGACCGATCCGACATCCCCGCCGGCCCCTCGGATCGGAATCTGGCCGCCCACTTCCGGGCTGTCACGGTCGAGACCATGAACATCTTCGCTGCCACCTGCAGTGGCCACCCCTCGTCGACGATAAGGCGCGCGAGGCGCAGTCGGGCACGGGGAGTCAGAGCAGCGTTAGCGTGGGACACGAGGGCCTCCTGCGTTCGTGAAGCGGTTGAACTAGACAGCTCCACTTCACAACCGGGAGGCCTTCGCTACTCAGCTACTCCGGGCGTGTCCCGAAACAACGTCCCTGGACATCACACCTAGAAGCGGGAACCGCCCCGATCAGATGCCCAGGTTGCCCTCGAACGCGGCGGCCTCCAGGCGCGTCTTCACGGCACCGAGGAAGCGCGCAGCGTCCGCACCGTCGATGACGCGGTGGTCGTACGACAGCGCGAGGTAGACGTACGAGCGCACCGAGATCGCGTCCTTGCCGTCGACCGTCACGACGCCGGGACGCTTGACGACCACGCCGGTGCCGAGGATCGCGGTCTGGGGCAGGAACACGACGGGGGTGTCGAACAGCGCGCCGCGCGAACCGGTGTTGGTCAGCGTGAACGTGCCGCCCGCGAGCTCGTCGGGCTTCAGCTTGTTGTCGCGCGTACGCGCGGCGAGGTCGGCGATCTCGTGAGCGATCTGGGCGAGGTTCTTGCCCGCCGCGTCACGGAGCACCGGAGTCAGGAGTCCGCGCTCGGTGTCGACCGCGATGGAGAGGTTCTCCGTCGCCGGGTAGACGATCTGATCGCCGTCCACCGTCGAGTTGACGACGGGGTACGCCTGGAGCGCCTCGGCGGCGGCCAGCGCGAAGAACGGCAGGAACGACAGCTTGTCGCCGGTCTTCGCCAGGAAGTCGTTCTTCACCTTGTCGCGGAAGGTCGCGAGCTTCGTGACGTCCACCTCGACCACCGAGGTCAGCTGCGCCGTCGACTGCATCGACTCCACGGCCCGCGAGGCGAGCACCTTGCGAAGACGCGACATCGGCTGGGTGGTGCCGCGCAGCGGCGACACCTCGAGCGGCGCGGGCGCGGGCGCAGCCGCAGCAGCGGCAGGAGCGGACGCCGCGGCCTCCGCCGCCTTGAGCACGTCCTCCTTGCGGATGCGACCGCCGACGCCG
This genomic window contains:
- a CDS encoding sigma factor-like helix-turn-helix DNA-binding protein, whose amino-acid sequence is MTIVDEEWTFSTESDARSLVTDWLPRIRPYVLSKFGWLERRGNCMVTADDLIQVASIALMRHAERWGDHLADSLGVDPDTAFDGGENAGLFWTTLREDVERAIYRYRHRDARDDEFMDSFDNVGEDGESDAEKRTSLRTPGTGVTWGVVRENVMDYYLFLPQRDRVMIALRYFDDLKHATVAELLGVQTATVRQRDKVLRDEWTTVARNQYAEHPTPLPERRTNIQWEPSEALTAYIRDRWRKDIHEYLGIVTIAFREDIGYLSQILGSERTYAADAHASSRILSPYQDAQIDKWYAAGMSMREIARDLGVAYHLVTEYVKSGRTSAAA
- a CDS encoding ROK family protein, which produces MASDAARAVGVDIGGTGIKAGIVDLDRGELVSDRVKVATPAGAHPPDVLAAVTEVLSTLGVADDPSVALGVAFPAIVKHGRTLSAANVSEQWIDFEAEKFFEDGLGRDIHFANDADVAGVAEVRYGAAKDRPGLTILTTLGTGIGSALLYDGVLVPNSELGHVQRARHGKDAEAYAAYSAMERDHLTWEQWGKRLQWYYSHIEFLFSPDLFVVGGGVSKHSDKFLHLLDLKTPIVPAVHRNNAGIIGAAALARG
- a CDS encoding SPOR domain-containing protein; this translates as MTSGSDKYWYNLKTGEVEKGFESPAPDRAGPFDTPEEAAKAPEVIKERSRAWAAEEAREDSWGADTVSGEGAGDQ
- the glnA gene encoding type I glutamate--ammonia ligase, which produces MDKQRDFVLRTIEERGVKFVRLWFTDVIGTLKSVAIAPAEVEGAFSEGLGFDGSAIEGLTRSYESDLLAHPDPTTFQILPWRGEIDPTARMFCDITTPDGQPAVADPRHVLKRTLAKAADAGFTFYTHPEIEFYLLKSSSFGTEGPEPVDSAGYFDNVPGGTAHDFRRRSVRMLEDLGISVEFSHHEGGPGQNEIDLRYADALTTADNIMTFRTVIKEVAIEQGVYATFMPKPMTGKPGSGMHTHMSLFEGDVNAFYEEGAQYQLSKVGRQFIAGLLRHANEISAVTNQFVNSYKRLWGGDEAPSFICWGHNNRSALVRVPLYKPSKGQSSRVEYRALDSAANPYLSFALMLAAGLKGIENEYELPSEAEDNVWSLTDAERRALGYAPLPASLDHALEYMEESELVAETLGEQVFNYVLLNKRREWQEYRSQVTPFELKSNLEML